The following proteins are co-located in the Acidicapsa acidisoli genome:
- the mutM gene encoding bifunctional DNA-formamidopyrimidine glycosylase/DNA-(apurinic or apyrimidinic site) lyase, whose protein sequence is MPELPEVETIARGVDERLRGDRIVDVWFGSHSEPFKTLPDRQLIGLLDKVILQVHRVGKHIVCELGGPESEGPTAQWIVHLGMTGRLLVTTPEGLVEPHTHARLTLASGREMRFVDPRRFGRLEFREMGEEKPFTGPGTEPLTISPEAFAVLFRGRRLAIKAALLNQSLLHGVGNIYADESLFRAGIRPKRMAGRLKRAELFRLHAALREVLLHAIELGGSSVSDYVDADGVRGFFQLEHRVYLRTGEPCLVCATPIRRILLAGRGTHYCPVCQR, encoded by the coding sequence ATGCCCGAACTGCCCGAGGTCGAGACAATTGCTCGTGGAGTAGACGAGCGGCTGCGAGGCGACCGGATCGTCGATGTGTGGTTCGGTTCCCACTCCGAGCCTTTCAAAACGCTGCCCGACCGGCAGTTGATCGGTCTACTAGATAAGGTGATTCTCCAGGTTCATCGGGTGGGGAAGCATATCGTCTGCGAACTGGGTGGGCCTGAAAGCGAAGGGCCGACAGCGCAGTGGATTGTGCATCTGGGTATGACCGGCCGATTGCTTGTCACTACGCCCGAGGGCCTGGTCGAGCCGCACACGCACGCCCGCTTGACCCTGGCCAGTGGGCGCGAGATGCGATTTGTCGATCCGCGTCGATTTGGCCGTCTGGAATTTCGGGAAATGGGGGAAGAGAAACCATTTACGGGTCCGGGCACTGAGCCGCTCACTATCTCCCCGGAAGCCTTTGCCGTTCTTTTTCGCGGGCGCCGTCTGGCGATTAAGGCAGCGCTGTTGAATCAGTCGCTGCTCCATGGGGTGGGCAACATCTACGCCGATGAGAGCCTCTTCCGGGCCGGGATCCGACCGAAACGGATGGCGGGGCGTCTCAAGCGGGCAGAATTATTCCGATTGCACGCCGCATTGCGGGAGGTGCTGCTCCATGCCATCGAGTTGGGCGGCTCGTCGGTGTCGGACTATGTGGATGCTGATGGCGTCCGTGGCTTCTTTCAGTTAGAGCATCGGGTGTATCTGAGAACAGGCGAGCCGTGTCTGGTCTGCGCCACGCCGATTCGTAGAATTCTGCTGGCTGGGCGGGGAACTCATTACTGTCCGGTCTGCCAGCGTTAG
- a CDS encoding response regulator: protein MTTESTQPPSEAGQAQAPVPGQSQGHRRRRRRRKTKSSLAAQNQNGFSATGQPQTAPPAPPAPVAQQSAQPAQGHQRSNGSNGSGGSQQGGQGRKKKKARDKQPSFQASPGNSVNGSNGSGGGKKRKQQKGPRQFVGPMDHSYRVANGNIADGPPSTIPFQGNGHGAYYNDTPSPRGAVAPAIAVDAPTRIFFFIEDLFFLAKIQEASRKLGVKVEFVKGDKEVLARITDAPEAERAALLVFDLNNAAAKPLTIIPKLRAKLKKSVSIIGFLSHLQGDLKMKATEAGCDTVMPRSAFSQSLPNLLRRYGMEEEEDNYPQPV, encoded by the coding sequence ATGACGACAGAATCAACGCAGCCGCCTTCAGAGGCGGGGCAAGCTCAGGCTCCTGTGCCTGGGCAGTCGCAGGGGCATCGGCGCCGCCGACGCCGCCGCAAGACAAAGTCCAGCCTGGCCGCACAGAACCAAAATGGCTTTAGTGCTACTGGCCAACCGCAGACAGCACCACCTGCACCACCTGCACCAGTTGCGCAGCAGTCTGCGCAGCCTGCTCAGGGCCATCAGCGATCAAATGGGTCCAATGGATCAGGCGGATCGCAGCAGGGTGGACAAGGCCGCAAGAAAAAGAAGGCGAGAGACAAGCAGCCCAGTTTCCAGGCTTCCCCGGGAAATAGTGTCAATGGCTCCAATGGCTCCGGTGGCGGCAAGAAGCGGAAACAACAAAAGGGACCGCGGCAGTTTGTTGGACCGATGGACCACAGCTACCGCGTAGCCAATGGCAATATTGCCGATGGTCCGCCGAGTACGATTCCCTTTCAGGGCAACGGCCATGGCGCGTATTACAACGACACGCCGTCTCCGCGTGGAGCTGTCGCTCCTGCCATCGCTGTGGACGCCCCGACCAGGATTTTCTTCTTCATTGAAGATCTCTTCTTCCTGGCTAAGATTCAGGAAGCGAGCCGTAAGCTGGGCGTCAAAGTGGAGTTTGTGAAGGGCGACAAGGAAGTGCTTGCGCGCATCACGGATGCTCCCGAAGCCGAACGCGCCGCGCTATTGGTTTTTGACCTGAATAATGCCGCAGCCAAGCCGTTGACGATTATTCCGAAGCTCCGCGCCAAGTTGAAGAAGTCGGTGTCGATTATAGGATTTCTCTCGCATCTGCAGGGCGATCTGAAGATGAAGGCCACTGAGGCTGGATGCGACACGGTTATGCCGCGTTCTGCGTTTTCGCAGAGCCTGCCTAACCTGCTGCGCAGGTATGGCATGGAAGAGGAAGAAGACAACTATCCACAGCCTGTATAG
- a CDS encoding histidine triad nucleotide-binding protein produces the protein MSCLFCKIIDGSIPSNRIYEDEECIAFADIHPQAPAHLLVVPRRHIGSLAEVAGEDTPLLGHLLAKSAEIARQRGLTKGYRTVINTGADGGQTVDHLHLHLLGGRHMVWPPG, from the coding sequence ATGTCCTGCCTCTTCTGCAAAATCATCGACGGCAGCATCCCGTCGAATCGCATCTACGAGGACGAGGAGTGTATCGCATTCGCCGACATTCATCCTCAGGCTCCGGCGCATTTGCTCGTCGTCCCCCGCAGACACATCGGCTCCCTCGCAGAGGTGGCCGGCGAAGATACTCCTCTGCTCGGCCACTTGCTGGCGAAATCAGCCGAAATCGCCCGCCAACGCGGCCTGACGAAGGGCTATCGCACCGTAATCAATACCGGCGCGGACGGCGGCCAAACCGTCGATCATTTGCATTTGCATCTGCTCGGCGGACGACACATGGTCTGGCCTCCCGGATAG
- a CDS encoding M48 family metalloprotease, whose amino-acid sequence MGKRKPFLTVIVSDSRDVWIETMTYNGNHFWRRIRNLGSFVALGLALALGLAIGACAQQPSAAELPAGPNPSQIQPYHLPPAKLAQAIALGRIRPLIHFGAELWNVGALWLLLATGSATRLVQWLAAKTRLRWLESALFSGLLAAFVFLAVDLPVGAIGHFFSLRYGISVETWPLWLLDQSKTLGLTLLVEIPLLMLAFYLMQWNWSRRRYWFWFAAAIVPLLLLFTFLLPPLIEPIFFDFEPLSQSHAALAQQLERVVARTGTSIPPERMFLMKASEKSNGLNAYVSGLGASRRIVVWDTTADRMPTDQILFTFAHETGHYVLHHIAKGLTLAAFGTFALLWAVSRLAEWLTRRFGKGWRVETVAALPGLTVLLLAFALLQIATEPVESATSRHFEHEADVFGQEAIHGLVPDPQKTTVAAFDSLGEAYLDDPNPNPFVEFWSYDHPSTQSRAIFAAHYNPWVAGQKPRFFSK is encoded by the coding sequence ATGGGAAAGCGAAAACCGTTTCTGACGGTTATTGTCTCAGATAGTAGAGACGTTTGGATCGAGACCATGACATACAACGGAAATCACTTTTGGCGGAGGATCAGAAATCTGGGGTCTTTCGTGGCGCTCGGACTGGCATTGGCCCTTGGATTGGCAATTGGAGCTTGTGCGCAGCAGCCCTCTGCCGCAGAACTCCCGGCGGGGCCGAATCCTTCCCAGATTCAGCCATACCACCTGCCCCCCGCGAAACTGGCGCAGGCAATCGCTCTCGGTCGCATCCGGCCGCTGATCCATTTCGGTGCGGAACTCTGGAACGTTGGCGCTTTGTGGCTCCTGCTGGCAACCGGAAGCGCAACGCGTCTCGTCCAGTGGCTTGCGGCAAAGACACGCTTGAGATGGCTGGAGTCTGCCCTCTTTTCCGGGCTGCTCGCGGCGTTTGTCTTCCTCGCCGTCGATCTCCCGGTCGGCGCGATCGGCCATTTCTTCTCGCTGCGCTATGGAATCAGCGTGGAAACATGGCCATTGTGGCTGTTGGATCAATCCAAGACGCTCGGGCTGACGTTGTTGGTCGAGATCCCATTGCTGATGCTGGCCTTTTACCTGATGCAATGGAACTGGTCGCGACGGCGCTATTGGTTCTGGTTCGCGGCCGCTATAGTGCCGCTGCTGCTGTTGTTCACCTTTCTGTTGCCTCCGTTGATTGAGCCAATCTTCTTCGATTTCGAGCCGCTCTCCCAGTCGCACGCTGCCCTCGCGCAGCAGCTTGAACGAGTCGTCGCCCGCACAGGGACCAGCATTCCCCCGGAACGCATGTTCTTGATGAAGGCCAGCGAGAAGAGCAACGGCCTCAATGCGTATGTAAGCGGCCTCGGCGCTTCCCGACGCATTGTGGTTTGGGATACGACCGCCGATCGCATGCCGACCGATCAGATCCTTTTCACATTCGCCCACGAGACGGGCCATTATGTTCTCCATCACATCGCAAAAGGCCTGACTCTTGCCGCATTCGGCACATTCGCACTGCTATGGGCCGTTTCTCGACTCGCAGAGTGGCTGACTCGCCGATTCGGCAAAGGCTGGCGCGTCGAAACGGTCGCAGCTCTGCCGGGCCTAACCGTGCTTCTACTCGCCTTTGCCCTGCTGCAGATCGCAACTGAACCGGTCGAGAGCGCCACCAGCCGGCACTTCGAGCACGAGGCGGATGTCTTCGGGCAGGAAGCCATCCACGGCCTCGTTCCCGACCCGCAAAAAACCACGGTTGCCGCATTCGACAGTCTCGGGGAAGCTTACCTCGACGATCCCAACCCCAACCCCTTCGTCGAGTTCTGGAGTTATGACCACCCCTCTACGCAAAGCCGCGCCATATTTGCGGCCCACTACAATCCGTGGGTCGCCGGTCAGAAGCCGCGATTCTTCAGCAAGTAG
- a CDS encoding metallopeptidase TldD-related protein produces MSSELNRAMGSLGKQGDKQIPPYFLSYSVSDATGITIRAQYGALVNSDDSRQRVVDVQVRVGDPKLDNTHGAHRGSAVNTLQLPISEDREALSRTLWLATNNGYGTALDNYLRVKTEAEVRAKEEDNSGDFSTEAPQVYLGKPAPAPVVDKAAWESRVRALSKIFREYPDVYQNIVMLTAQSETDYYASSEGTRLANPHQMARLVVFAVSRADDGMDLFRAQTFEAETVDGLPKQAELEAAMRDLGKSLEELRKAPVTEPFNGPAILSGRAAAVFFHEVLGHRLEGQRQRGDEEGQTFTKEVNKPVLPSFLSVADDPTRTRFGDTWLSGSYLYDDEGQKAQRVDLIQAGVLKTFLMSRLPIASFSNSNGHGRAQTGRVPNGRQGNLIVSSTKAVPETELRKMLIEEAKKQGKPYGLYFEDISSGFAVTTRNSPQAFQVIPLVVYRVYVDGRPDELVRGVSIVGTPLAAMKRILATGDKSEVFNGECGAESGSIPVSAVAPAMLLTEMETQRQPQGTERVPILPNPSATPGTAQNLTARRGN; encoded by the coding sequence ATGAGCTCGGAACTAAATCGCGCCATGGGCTCGCTCGGCAAGCAAGGCGACAAACAGATTCCTCCGTACTTTCTCAGCTATTCCGTGTCCGACGCTACAGGCATCACGATCCGGGCGCAATACGGGGCGCTGGTTAACTCAGATGACAGCCGTCAGCGTGTGGTCGATGTGCAGGTGCGCGTTGGTGATCCCAAGTTAGACAACACGCACGGGGCGCATCGCGGCTCTGCGGTCAACACTCTCCAGTTGCCTATCTCGGAGGATCGCGAGGCTTTGTCGCGCACGTTGTGGCTGGCCACTAATAACGGCTACGGAACGGCGCTGGACAACTATCTTCGCGTCAAGACGGAAGCCGAGGTGCGCGCCAAGGAAGAGGATAACTCGGGAGATTTCTCCACCGAGGCGCCGCAGGTTTACCTCGGCAAGCCGGCTCCGGCTCCAGTGGTGGATAAGGCAGCGTGGGAGAGCCGGGTTCGGGCGCTATCGAAGATATTCCGCGAGTACCCCGATGTATATCAGAACATTGTGATGCTGACCGCGCAGAGCGAGACGGATTATTACGCTTCTTCGGAGGGTACGCGGCTTGCCAACCCTCACCAGATGGCTCGCCTGGTCGTCTTTGCGGTCAGCCGCGCCGACGATGGCATGGATCTCTTCCGCGCGCAGACCTTCGAGGCGGAGACAGTGGACGGGTTGCCCAAGCAAGCTGAACTCGAAGCAGCGATGCGTGACCTCGGCAAGAGCCTGGAAGAGTTGCGCAAGGCTCCAGTGACGGAACCTTTCAATGGTCCGGCGATTCTCTCCGGCCGTGCCGCTGCGGTCTTCTTTCATGAAGTGTTGGGCCATCGCCTGGAAGGGCAGCGGCAGCGGGGTGATGAAGAGGGCCAGACCTTTACCAAGGAAGTGAACAAGCCGGTTTTGCCGAGTTTTCTTTCGGTGGCCGACGACCCGACGCGCACGCGCTTTGGTGACACCTGGCTCAGCGGCAGTTATCTGTACGACGACGAAGGTCAGAAGGCTCAGCGCGTCGATCTGATTCAGGCCGGAGTGTTGAAGACGTTTCTGATGTCGCGGTTGCCGATTGCCAGCTTCAGCAACTCGAATGGGCATGGGCGCGCACAGACCGGGAGGGTCCCGAATGGACGTCAGGGCAACTTGATCGTTTCTTCGACGAAAGCCGTGCCGGAGACGGAGCTGCGAAAGATGCTGATCGAGGAAGCGAAGAAGCAGGGCAAGCCTTACGGGCTTTATTTCGAGGACATTTCTTCGGGATTCGCGGTGACGACACGCAATTCTCCGCAGGCTTTCCAGGTAATTCCGCTTGTTGTGTATCGAGTTTATGTAGACGGGCGGCCGGATGAACTGGTGCGCGGGGTCAGCATCGTCGGCACGCCGCTGGCAGCGATGAAGCGAATTCTTGCGACGGGCGACAAGAGTGAAGTCTTCAATGGCGAGTGCGGCGCGGAGTCGGGGTCGATTCCGGTTTCTGCCGTGGCTCCGGCGATGCTGCTGACCGAGATGGAAACACAGCGCCAGCCGCAGGGAACGGAACGGGTGCCGATTCTTCCTAATCCGAGCGCCACTCCCGGCACTGCTCAAAATCTGACCGCGAGGAGGGGGAACTGA
- a CDS encoding metallopeptidase TldD-related protein, giving the protein MIGSRHVVSLAGLFLAVGALTFPALGLQTRADAEKDPVLKAMLAELDRNKDQLQLPGFQKPFFIQYRIEDIEDYQTKADFGASVGDEHRHQRLARVTVRVGDYKIDSSTSRGDGSVELAALDDDPLALRAGLWQATDTAYKAALSAYAHKQAQLKQVETPPQQDDFSQETPVISLEDTVHLQIDAPEWGRRVSRASGLYRTDAALKSGEREVQYTTAVFHARSVNTYLVSSEGAIVRKGTTSYEESFAVGTQAADGMHLDRSYGTNGLSVADLDSPEVFDRHAVSLIASLTDLRKAPLVEEEYHGPVLFSADAASDAIHDLVASAVTAVRPDLGTEARTKGAFASSFHTRVLPEFLDVVDDPSLRSFKGKQLVGAYKIDDEGVPAQTVKLIADGRLENYLIGREPVRDFPKSNGHGRAAVTGPPRPEISVLNVSAHEGFSEAELNQKLLALGKDRGLTSVYYVETLGPDLTPRLIYRVSADGKRELVRGATLDDLDQRALRSGVIAAGKEPYIANYDGAVPQTILAPALLFDDVTVRRANEKNDKLPFYPPPD; this is encoded by the coding sequence ATGATCGGAAGTCGCCACGTCGTTTCTCTTGCCGGTCTGTTCCTGGCTGTGGGGGCGTTGACTTTCCCTGCGCTTGGCCTACAAACCCGCGCGGATGCGGAGAAAGATCCGGTCCTGAAGGCTATGCTTGCCGAACTGGATCGCAACAAGGATCAGCTTCAGCTACCCGGCTTTCAGAAACCGTTCTTCATTCAGTACCGGATCGAGGATATCGAGGATTACCAGACAAAGGCCGATTTTGGCGCAAGCGTCGGCGACGAGCATCGGCATCAGCGCCTGGCGCGAGTCACCGTCCGCGTCGGCGACTACAAGATCGACAGCTCTACCTCGCGCGGAGACGGTTCGGTTGAGTTGGCCGCACTGGATGACGATCCACTGGCGCTACGCGCCGGGCTTTGGCAGGCCACGGACACGGCGTATAAGGCTGCACTTTCCGCCTATGCGCATAAGCAGGCGCAGTTGAAGCAGGTGGAGACTCCGCCTCAGCAGGATGACTTCTCACAGGAGACGCCGGTGATCTCGCTGGAAGACACGGTGCATCTGCAGATCGATGCGCCGGAGTGGGGTCGGAGAGTTTCAAGGGCGAGCGGTCTTTATCGAACGGACGCTGCCCTCAAGAGTGGGGAACGCGAAGTGCAATACACGACCGCCGTCTTTCATGCCCGCTCCGTGAATACCTATCTCGTGAGCAGCGAGGGCGCGATTGTTCGCAAGGGGACGACGTCGTACGAGGAGTCCTTTGCGGTCGGCACGCAGGCTGCGGACGGTATGCATCTTGACCGCTCCTACGGCACGAATGGCCTATCGGTGGCCGATCTCGATTCACCCGAAGTCTTTGACCGGCACGCCGTCAGCCTGATCGCGTCGCTCACTGATCTGCGCAAAGCTCCGCTGGTGGAGGAGGAGTATCACGGGCCGGTATTGTTCTCCGCAGATGCCGCGTCCGACGCGATTCACGATCTCGTGGCCTCGGCTGTCACGGCCGTTCGTCCGGATCTGGGCACAGAGGCGCGCACCAAGGGTGCTTTTGCATCCAGCTTTCATACGCGCGTGTTGCCAGAGTTTCTCGATGTCGTCGATGATCCCAGCCTCAGGAGCTTCAAGGGCAAGCAATTGGTTGGAGCGTACAAGATCGACGACGAAGGTGTGCCCGCGCAGACAGTCAAGCTGATTGCCGATGGAAGGCTCGAGAACTATCTGATTGGCCGCGAACCGGTGCGGGACTTTCCAAAATCGAATGGTCATGGACGGGCTGCAGTGACTGGTCCGCCCCGGCCCGAGATCAGCGTGCTCAACGTGAGCGCGCATGAGGGCTTTTCCGAGGCCGAACTGAACCAGAAACTTCTGGCGTTGGGCAAGGATCGCGGGCTCACGAGTGTCTATTATGTCGAAACTCTCGGGCCAGATCTGACTCCGCGGCTGATTTATCGCGTGAGCGCGGACGGTAAACGGGAGCTGGTGCGCGGAGCGACGCTGGATGATCTGGATCAGCGCGCCCTCCGCTCAGGCGTGATTGCCGCCGGTAAGGAGCCTTACATCGCCAATTACGACGGCGCTGTTCCGCAGACGATTCTGGCGCCAGCGCTGCTCTTTGACGATGTGACCGTCCGCCGGGCAAACGAGAAGAATGACAAACTGCCGTTCTATCCGCCTCCGGATTAA
- a CDS encoding DUF1761 domain-containing protein, producing the protein MIDSSSSVRQNYWAIIVAAIACFLFEAGWYTIFMQQWLEGIGRTRQWLESAAGYNPAFQYGTALVAAAMIAAVISRITQSTGPQTALRGIKVAAMLWVGFVLTTWATEYVFEVRTLKLLGINAGFWLLGMMLMGAIVGAWKKKVKA; encoded by the coding sequence ATGATCGACTCATCCTCAAGCGTCCGACAGAATTACTGGGCGATTATCGTCGCAGCAATCGCCTGCTTCCTGTTTGAAGCCGGCTGGTACACAATCTTCATGCAACAGTGGCTCGAAGGCATCGGCCGTACCCGTCAATGGCTGGAAAGCGCCGCAGGCTACAATCCAGCGTTCCAATACGGTACGGCTCTTGTCGCCGCCGCAATGATCGCAGCGGTAATCTCGCGGATCACCCAATCCACCGGGCCACAAACAGCCCTGCGTGGCATCAAAGTCGCGGCAATGCTTTGGGTTGGCTTTGTGCTGACAACCTGGGCCACCGAATACGTCTTCGAAGTGCGCACACTCAAGCTGCTGGGCATCAACGCGGGCTTCTGGCTTCTAGGCATGATGCTCATGGGCGCGATCGTCGGCGCGTGGAAGAAGAAGGTCAAAGCTTAA
- a CDS encoding universal stress protein, with the protein MDVGDGENSRSFRRTLGEFENGTDVLRVDADGGGTGIGWVRRRTLGLRFRASERSAMMSTGVFHRILVADDCSPDGERAASVAVSLGAKFKAEVILLGVVEPPNIQAEGEGLPIEDPSVCRRTMEERFEKFLRLGKSLGVEMMVEIVEGNPAQQIRRRAEMDQADLIVVGRRNISGMRRWFEGSTSETLLRDTKCSLLIAR; encoded by the coding sequence ATGGATGTGGGGGATGGCGAGAATTCTAGATCATTTCGGCGGACTCTGGGCGAGTTCGAGAATGGAACAGATGTTTTGCGCGTGGATGCCGACGGCGGTGGAACAGGTATAGGATGGGTGCGACGACGCACGCTCGGCTTGAGATTCCGTGCGTCGGAAAGAAGCGCAATGATGTCTACCGGCGTCTTCCATAGGATTCTGGTTGCGGATGATTGCTCGCCTGATGGTGAGCGTGCTGCGAGCGTGGCGGTGAGCCTGGGCGCGAAGTTCAAAGCTGAGGTGATCCTGCTTGGAGTGGTCGAACCTCCTAATATCCAGGCCGAGGGCGAGGGATTGCCGATTGAAGATCCGTCAGTTTGCCGGCGCACGATGGAAGAGCGGTTTGAGAAGTTCCTGCGGTTGGGGAAATCGCTCGGTGTCGAGATGATGGTTGAGATCGTCGAGGGAAATCCGGCGCAACAGATTCGCAGGCGCGCCGAAATGGACCAGGCGGACCTGATTGTGGTCGGGCGCCGTAACATTTCCGGTATGCGCAGATGGTTTGAGGGCTCGACCTCGGAGACGCTATTACGGGATACCAAGTGTTCGTTGCTGATCGCCCGCTGA
- the crcB gene encoding fluoride efflux transporter CrcB has protein sequence MSYLWVTIGSALGGLLRYAITRWTLTISAGFPFGTIFINILGSFVIGYFGTLTLQSGKYPASDNLRLFVMVGICGGFTTFSSFSLQTFDLMRTGAWGRALANVVISVVLCVAAVAAGHLLAQQSVAKWAIAETAPEEYTG, from the coding sequence ATGTCCTATCTTTGGGTGACCATCGGCAGTGCGCTCGGCGGACTCTTGCGCTACGCAATCACGCGCTGGACGCTCACCATCAGCGCTGGATTTCCCTTCGGTACGATCTTCATCAACATACTTGGCTCGTTTGTGATCGGATATTTTGGAACGTTGACGCTGCAGAGCGGCAAGTATCCCGCCTCCGATAATCTACGGCTTTTTGTGATGGTGGGCATCTGCGGCGGATTTACGACCTTCTCGTCGTTCAGCCTTCAGACCTTTGACCTGATGCGCACTGGCGCCTGGGGACGGGCTTTAGCCAACGTGGTTATCTCCGTGGTTCTGTGCGTCGCCGCCGTCGCCGCTGGCCATCTTCTCGCGCAGCAATCGGTGGCAAAGTGGGCTATCGCGGAAACTGCACCGGAAGAATACACCGGCTGA
- a CDS encoding VOC family protein: MSEESAGPARISTKISAMLSVRNGAGAIDFYVAGFGAEVLFRLDDGAVVAQLAVAGAEFWLADESPENLNFSPESLGGSTVRMVLVVDNPDALFERALTAGAKAVWPVENQPYHWRLGRLVDPFGHHWEIGKPI, translated from the coding sequence GTGAGCGAAGAGTCAGCGGGCCCAGCCCGGATCAGTACAAAAATCTCGGCCATGCTTTCGGTGCGAAATGGCGCTGGAGCCATCGACTTCTATGTCGCCGGATTCGGCGCGGAAGTGCTGTTTCGCCTCGACGACGGCGCTGTGGTAGCGCAACTTGCCGTGGCCGGAGCCGAGTTTTGGCTGGCCGACGAGTCTCCTGAAAACTTAAACTTCAGCCCGGAATCCCTCGGTGGCTCTACCGTGCGCATGGTCCTGGTTGTAGACAATCCCGACGCTCTTTTCGAGCGGGCCCTTACTGCGGGAGCCAAAGCCGTCTGGCCCGTCGAAAACCAGCCCTACCATTGGCGCCTGGGACGGCTTGTCGATCCCTTCGGACATCATTGGGAGATCGGCAAGCCAATCTGA
- a CDS encoding septal ring lytic transglycosylase RlpA family protein, translated as MILAAAQLKPNLHCSQKRGFFHLAATAITILGLAGCSHKHSYPVAQVPAPPPLDSTSQPVSRPVARTPTPAPAPQVTVPQAGDETADDAAYVASHSPIYTEEGVASWYGPPYHNRQGANGKIFNQNAMTAAHRTLPMGSLIVVTNERTGQSATMRVTDRGPFVQGRLLDLSMASAKATGVYRAGLATVRIDVYQTPHPIEEGGRWCVQIGAFEHEHNAEKLRAQLERKYDSAQVIDFEGPTGYWVRIRPQGDNKEQAESIVRLLRPAEGDAYLVRLD; from the coding sequence GTGATTCTGGCTGCCGCACAGCTCAAGCCGAATCTGCATTGCAGCCAGAAGCGCGGATTCTTCCACCTCGCCGCAACCGCTATCACGATCCTCGGCTTGGCAGGCTGCAGCCACAAGCACTCCTATCCTGTGGCACAAGTGCCCGCGCCGCCGCCACTCGACTCCACCAGTCAGCCTGTTTCCAGGCCCGTCGCTCGCACGCCGACCCCGGCTCCCGCACCGCAAGTTACAGTGCCCCAGGCCGGTGACGAGACTGCGGACGATGCAGCCTATGTTGCCAGCCACTCGCCCATCTATACCGAAGAGGGAGTGGCGAGCTGGTATGGACCGCCCTACCACAATCGCCAGGGAGCCAACGGGAAGATCTTCAACCAGAACGCGATGACCGCCGCGCATCGCACGCTGCCGATGGGTTCGCTTATCGTCGTAACCAACGAGAGAACCGGCCAGTCCGCAACGATGCGCGTCACCGACCGGGGACCATTTGTGCAAGGACGGCTCCTCGATCTATCGATGGCGTCCGCCAAAGCCACCGGTGTCTATCGGGCCGGTCTCGCTACGGTGAGAATCGATGTCTATCAGACCCCGCATCCCATTGAGGAGGGCGGACGCTGGTGCGTGCAGATTGGAGCTTTCGAGCATGAACATAACGCTGAAAAGCTGCGCGCGCAGTTGGAGCGCAAGTACGACTCGGCACAGGTAATCGACTTCGAAGGCCCGACAGGCTACTGGGTGCGCATCCGTCCCCAGGGAGACAACAAGGAGCAGGCGGAGTCGATTGTCCGGCTGCTAAGGCCAGCCGAGGGCGACGCGTACCTCGTCCGATTGGACTAA